Part of the Candidatus Ozemobacteraceae bacterium genome is shown below.
GGGACAGCGTATTCTTCTCGTCGACGACGTGATCGCGACCGGCGGAACCGCCCGCGCCGCCGCCGACTTGCTCAAGGGACTTGGGGCCGACCTGGTCGGAATCGCCTTTCTAGTCGAACTGTCTTTCCTGGGCGGCATCGAGAAGCTCCGCGGCGAAAAGATCTTCAGCGTTCTCAAATACTGATCCGCCGATGCGATGAACGGCAGACGGCTTGCGGTCATCCCCGCGCGGGGCGGTTCGAAGCGGCTTCCCCGAAAAAATATCCGTCCGCTGGGCGGAAAACCCCTGATCGCCTGGGCGATCGAGGCAGCCCTCGCATCTGAATGCTTCGAGCGCGTCCTCGTCTCGACGGATGACCGGGAGATCGCCGATGCGGCGGTGAATGCCGGCGCATGGGTTCCCTTCCTGCGACCCGCCGTGCTGGCGACGGATACCGCCTCGTCCGTGGATGTGCTCGTGCATGCGCTCGAATGGGTGCGACAGGCGCCGCCCCCGGAGGGGTTTGCTCCCGAGATCGTCGCCCTGATCCAGCCGACGTCGCCGTTTCTTCGACCCGGGCAGATTTGCGAAGCCTGTCGTCTCCTCGATACCGGCGGATTTACGACCCTTGGCTCGATGTGCGCCGTCCGCGAGCGGCCCGAGTGGATGTTCGAACTCGATCCGGCGTGTCGTGCCCGGCCGCTCGATCCCGAGCGCCTGTCGCTGCCGTCCTCCCGTCTGCCGGACCTTTTCAGGGAAAACGGCGCCATCTACCTCGTGCGGTCTGCCTGGCTCGAGTCGGCCCGGAGCCTGTATGACCTCCCCCGCCATGGCGCCTTGGTCATGCCGCCCGAAGATTCCGTCGACATCGACACCGCCGAAGACTGGGAACTGGCCGAAACCCGCCTCCGCTCATCCACGCCCCGTTGAATCTGCAGGGGCGGGTTTCAAACCCTCCCTGAAACTCGAAAATTTCAGGGGCGGCGCAGCGGTGCCGGCCGGTACCCGGCGAACGTGAGGGATTCGGCGACGACCGCTTGGGGATTCAGCGTGACGCCTTTGAGGACGGCTTCGCGGAACGCCGGATACCCCGTTCGATCGACGATGTAGCCGACGTGCTCCTTGGGAAGCAATTTGTCTATATTCGGATCAATATAACTGAAACAATTGCGAAGGATCTGCAAAAGCGGCGCCTCTTCGATCGCGTCGATGAACGGGGCGGCGAGTCGGGGATTCCGCTTCCCCGTGCGGCCCATGATGAGGAGACGATAAAGGTGTTTCGGAACGCGGCTCCAGGCGTTGACCGGGCAGGCCAGCACGCACTCGCCGCAGCCGATGCACAACACCGGGTCCCGGCGCGGCCTGAAGTTGTGCATCGAGATTGCACCCGTCACCTTCTTGCGACAGGTCTTCGCGCAGGCTTCGCACCCGATGCAGCGGCCGGATTCCAGTTCGGGTTCGCAGATGGCGATGATGCCGAAATCCTGGAGATGCGCTTTGGCGCAGTCGTTCGGACAGCCCGTCACCGCCACCTTCACGTGATAATGGTTCGGATACAGGATCGCCTCGAGTTTCTGGGCCATCGATGTGGTGTCGGCATTGGCATACGGGCAGACGCGGTTGCCGATGCAGGCGCTGATGTTGCGCATGCCGGCGGCAGGATACCCGGTCCCGGGAGTGTCGATCGGGATGCCCAGCCCCCCTTCGACCTCGCCGATGAACGGCGCCATGAGCCGGTTTACCTCGGGGATGCGATCGTAGGGAATCCCGGGGATCTCGAAGCCCTGGCGGGAAGTCAGATGGACCGTTCCGTTCCCGTACTGCTCCGCGATCGTGCGGATCAGTTCGAGATGCCTTGCCGCGAGATGCCCGGCCGGAACGCGGACCCGCAGGCAACTCAGATTGCGTCGCGCGGTGATTCGCCACGCGTTCTTGATGACGGCCCTGGTGTCGATATCGCGACTCATGACGTGCCTCCTTCTCTCAGTCCGCAAGCCAGCGTGCTTCCGCGAAGGGAAAGACGGGGCCGTCGAGGCAGACATACCGGTCGTGAATCTTGCAGCGGCCGCATTTCCCCAGACCGCAGGACATGCGTCGTTCGTAGGAAACCCACAGGTTTTCCTCGCGGATACCGCGTTCGAGCATCGCCAGGATCGTGAACTTCATCATCAGGGGCGGCCCCACGACGACGACCCGCGTCGCCTCGGGCTCGAAAAGAGGCAGAGAGGGGATCATCGTGGTGATGACGCCGGTATGTCCGGTCCAGCTTGCATCACCCCGGTCCACGGTCACGTGGAGGTTCGTGAGACTAGCCCACGAAGCGAGTTCTTCGCGAAACAGAAGGTCGGCGGGACTGCGGAAGCCGAGCAGGACATGCAACCGCGAAGCGGTCGCGGGGTCGGCCGACATGAGCCGGATGAGGCTTTTGACCGGCGCCGCGCCGGTGCCGCCAGCGGCGATGACGAGCGGCCCGCTCCGAAGCGTGTCGAGAGGGAAACCGCGCCCGTAGGGCCCGCGGACATGGATGAGGTCGCCCGGGTGTTTGGCGCAGAGGGCGGCCGTCAAAGGGCCCACGGACCGGATCGTCATCTCGACGTGACCGGCCGCGAAATCGCTGACCGAGATCGGCGCCTCGCCGATGCGGGGGAGGGAGACCTCGAAAAACTGGCCCGGTTGAGGAGCGTCGGACGGGTTCTCGAAGAA
Proteins encoded:
- a CDS encoding acylneuraminate cytidylyltransferase family protein; translated protein: MNGRRLAVIPARGGSKRLPRKNIRPLGGKPLIAWAIEAALASECFERVLVSTDDREIADAAVNAGAWVPFLRPAVLATDTASSVDVLVHALEWVRQAPPPEGFAPEIVALIQPTSPFLRPGQICEACRLLDTGGFTTLGSMCAVRERPEWMFELDPACRARPLDPERLSLPSSRLPDLFRENGAIYLVRSAWLESARSLYDLPRHGALVMPPEDSVDIDTAEDWELAETRLRSSTPR
- the asrC gene encoding sulfite reductase subunit C, coding for MSRDIDTRAVIKNAWRITARRNLSCLRVRVPAGHLAARHLELIRTIAEQYGNGTVHLTSRQGFEIPGIPYDRIPEVNRLMAPFIGEVEGGLGIPIDTPGTGYPAAGMRNISACIGNRVCPYANADTTSMAQKLEAILYPNHYHVKVAVTGCPNDCAKAHLQDFGIIAICEPELESGRCIGCEACAKTCRKKVTGAISMHNFRPRRDPVLCIGCGECVLACPVNAWSRVPKHLYRLLIMGRTGKRNPRLAAPFIDAIEEAPLLQILRNCFSYIDPNIDKLLPKEHVGYIVDRTGYPAFREAVLKGVTLNPQAVVAESLTFAGYRPAPLRRP
- the asrB gene encoding anaerobic sulfite reductase subunit AsrB encodes the protein MNRRTWLPRPVRILDARRQNATDVTLFFENPSDAPQPGQFFEVSLPRIGEAPISVSDFAAGHVEMTIRSVGPLTAALCAKHPGDLIHVRGPYGRGFPLDTLRSGPLVIAAGGTGAAPVKSLIRLMSADPATASRLHVLLGFRSPADLLFREELASWASLTNLHVTVDRGDASWTGHTGVITTMIPSLPLFEPEATRVVVVGPPLMMKFTILAMLERGIREENLWVSYERRMSCGLGKCGRCKIHDRYVCLDGPVFPFAEARWLAD